GCTTCCAGTATGTCGTGCATTGTCTCGTCGAGGTGTCGATAAATTCCAAGACTTGGAATATGAAAAGGGTCCAAACGATAATCCTCGTCTGCCAGGATCAACAGCCTGGTTGGATTGCACAGTCTTGTATGAAGTTGTTGCAGGCGATCATTACATCATCGTTGCCACTATCAATGGCATGGAAATTGGAACCGGTGATGCCCTCATCTTTAGAGGAGGAAAGTTCGGCGAAGTCCAGATTTGGGAAGACCCCGCCCCATCACCAAAACCAATTGCAGAGGAGACCACGGTATGAGCACAATGTTGGAAAAAGTTGGCCAAGCATGGTTGCGAGCTTGGTGCGCCGGCGAAACAAAAGCTTTTGAAGATATTGTCGGACCGAACTATGTACGGCACTCTAAAACTGCCGATGAAAACCTCGATGATGTGATTAAACAGATTGAGGCATCGCACGGAGCGTTCACTGATTTCAATGTTGAGATTCTGCACTCTGTTGAAGATGACGAGAGCATTGCAATTCATTGGCAAGCCGGAGGCATGCACACCGGAGAGTTCATGGGTGTACCTCCCACTGGGCGAAAAGTAGTGGTCAGTGGTGCTGCATTTATTAAACATGCCGACGGCAAAATTCTTGAGGAGACAGCAGTATGGGATCCCCGAGAGTTGCTGACCTCGATGAAAATCGTGCACTTGGGCACGTCATCGAAGAAAGGCTAAGGAAACAGCACGATGACCATCAACATTAATCAGATTGCTGATCGAATTGAAGAAGCACACCGTACCCGGACTCCGGTGGACGTATTAATCGGATCGGGGAACCCAGAAGACTCGAAGCATGATGCCCTCCGTGTTGCTCAGGAAGTAGTGCGACGCCGAGTGCAAGCTGGAGATCGCCAGGTTGGGTTCAAACTAGGAAACATTGCTAAGGCAATGCAGGATAAATTCGGAGTTGATGAGCCAGACTATGGGCCATTGCTTGCCAGCCAGTTTTACTCTGAGAATCTAGAGATTTCTGCATCAGAGTTTATTGAGCCATTCGTCGAACTTGAACCCGCATTCGTGCTCAAAAAAGATCTAAGCGGTCCAAATGTCACCCCTCATGAGGTGATTTCAGCAACCGACTATGTTTTGCCAGCAATCGAGATTATCGATTCACGAGTCACGGACTGGAAGATTGGTCTGCTCGATACCATCGCTGATGGCGGTTCCGTAGGTGGAGTTATTACCTCTGCACAGCCTCGATTGCTCAGCGAACTTAATCTATCCAATCTTCGTGGGGAGATCCGTTACGACGGCAAAGTTGTGGCATCTGGAAATACCTCCGCCATCTACGGAAACCCGGTGTCCGCCATCGCATGGCTTGTGCGAAAGATCTCGGAGTATGGACTCGGCCTTCATGCCGGTGACTTTGTCCTTCCCGGAAGTTGTCTTGCAGCAGAAAAACTGGTGCCAGGCGTTCAAGTTTCTGGAGTTTTTGAAGGCTGGGGCGAAGTGAACTTTGACTACAGTGCAACGAACTAAATCTAAAGAAGGATGAATCAATGATTAAGCTTGAAACTACTGAAGATACAGCACTAGAAGGAATTTTGACTGCGGCAACTACTGCAGCTGATGTTCTTCGAAGAACAGATCGATCAACCCGAGCTTCGTATCTTAACGCTGTAGCAGATGGTCTTGATGCTGCTGGAGACGTTTTGGTGCCTATAGCTCAAAGGGAAACAAACCTCCCTGAAGGGCGTCTTCGAGGCGAACTGAAAAGAACAACTTTTCAGCTTCGACTTTTTGCCGAGACCATTGTAGATGGTGGATATCTTGATGTTCGTATCGATCACGCCGACGCTGATTGGCCAATGGGAGCACCACGTCCAGACCTTCGTCGCACCCACATTCCGCTCGGCCCGGTTGCAGTTTTTGCAGCTAGCAACTTTCCCTTTGCATTCTCTGTAGCGGGTGGAGATACGGCATCAGCGCTGGCAGGTGGCAACCCAGTTGTTGTTAAGGCACACAGTGGTCACCTTGAACTATCGAAGGAAACAGCACGCGTTGTTAACCAATCACTTGGTGCTGCGGGAGCACCTGAGGGTACCTTTGGAATCGTTTATGACATCGATGCTGGACGGAGCATAGTTTCAGATCCTCGCATTAAGGCAGTCGGATTTACAGGATCCATTCCTGGCGGCCGTGCACTTTTTGACATCGCTCAACAACGTCCAGATCCGATCCCGTTCTATGGAGAGCTTGGCAGCAACAACCCAGTCTTTGTTACCGAAGCCGCGGATAAAGCTCGTGGTGCAGCGATTGCTGAAGAGTTTGTTGGCTCTTTCACCATGGGCGCAGGTCAATTTTGTACTAAGCCAGGAACAATTTTTGTTCCTGCAGGATCAGCATTTCTTGCAGCACTCCGCGAGATTGACTTGCCAAGTGGAGCTGCCTTACTCAATGAACGAATCCGCGAGGGATACGTTGGCGCTATTCAGGATTTGAAATCTGCTGAAGGAGTCGAAACTCTGCTTTCAGGATCGGATCCTTTTGGTGAAAATCCATCACCAATTCTGCATTTGACTACTGCCAAACAGGTTCTTGAAAATGCACACGTACTTCTTGAGGAATGCTTTGGTCCTGCAGCTTTGGTTGTTGAGTATGAAGGTGAAGAAAGCCTCGTCGATTTGGCCAATGTATTTGAGGGACAACTGACAGCTTCACTGCAAGCAGAAGACAGTGATCACCTCGCTGAACTGATTGATGTACTGGCGACAAAAGCTGGCCGAGTGTTGTGGAATCAGTGGCCAACCGGAGTTTCTGTCACATATGCACAGCAACATGGAGGCCCATACCCGGCATCCACTCATAGCGGCTCCACTTCAGTTGGAACTGCTGCTATAGCTAGGTTTATTCGACCAGTCGCATTCCAGGGATTCCCACAACAATTCCTACCCGATGAACTACGAGATGAACTACGAGATGAACCAGATGCTCGGGTATCTCAGCGCCTTGTGGATGGTCGCGCTTAAAGACATCTAAATGTATGACACAGGGACACCTTGTTCCCTGTGGCTTTAACCCCGCTCCCTGCGAGCATTGCGCATAACGGCGCACCCCATCGTCGATAAGCATGCTTAAAAGTTGCCCTGTTTTGGGCCAATAAGCTATTGCCAGCTCCGACGATTACGAACACAGGTGCCGCGTCTAAGAACAGAAATCTGCATCTGGGTTTGTGGTTGCCGGAGCATATAGACAGACCCGGGACAACATCGCATTTTCTAAAGATCCATTGCTTGAACAGTATTTCTATCCCGTATCAAAACACCAGGAGGACTATATGTCCGGGAATCGTATAAATACAGCGCCCAAGAGAGACTTAAAGATAGATGATGTCATCGTCGCAGACAAAAAGGCTCTCAGACAAGCACAGGTAGGTGCCGGAGTTGGTAACTTCATTGAGTGGTATGACATTGGAGTATACGGTTATCTTGCGGTAACCATGACAGCGGTGTTTACAGCCGGAATGGACCAGTCAATGGGCCTGGTTGTAACACTTCTAGGCTTCGCGGTTTCATTTGTTGTTCGACCACTGGGCGGCATGGTTTTGGGGCCTTTGGGAGATAGGATTGGCCGTAGAAAGGTCCTCTTTTTCACCATTGCATTGATGGCTGCTGCAACAACCGCAATTGGTTGCCTTCCCACCGCTGAGCAAGTTGGATTGTGGGTGATTGTGCCGCTCTACCTGCTGAAAATGGCCCAAGGGTTCTCCACTGGTGGTGAATACTCTGGTGCTTCGACCTATATTTCGGAATTCTCGCCAGATAATCGTCGTGGATTCATGACAGCGCTCCTGAATGCAGGTTCCATGCTCGGATTTGCGGCTGGAGCAGGTGTGGTTGCTTTGACTTCGGCCATCGCAACGTCAAACTGGGGCGAGACCGCCATGGTCGACGGAGCTTGGCGCATACCTTTCCTCATCGCACTACCTCTGGGCATCGTAGCAATTGCACTTCGCAGCAAGACACCCGAATCCCCTGCGTTCGAGCTTTCTGAACAAGTTGGCGGAAAAGCCAAACGAGAAGAACTACACCCAATGTTCGAGCGCCACGGACTGAAAGAAATTCTGCGTCGCTACTGGCCAATGATTCTCATCGGCATCGCACTTATTGCAGCTGATGGTTCAGCATCCTACATGCTCACCAGCTATCTACCCACATACATCGAGGTAGAGACAGGTGTCCATGCAACTCAGACAGCATTGGCAGCCGTAATTATCTTGATTATTCAAGCGATCCTCATTCCGTTCTTTGGACTCCTCAGCGATAAAATCGGCAGACGCCCCGTGTATTTTCTGGGAGCAATCGGAAACCTAATTCTGCTCATCCCAGCCTTTGCTATCGCCCAACTTGGAACTGCTTGGTCTGCATATGTAGCTTTACTCATGCTTGCCGTGCCAAGTGCACTCTTCCTTGCAAACACTGGTGCAGTAATGGCTGAACTGTTCCCAACAGCATCCCGATACGGTTCAGTAGGTTTCACACACAACATTGCGATTTCCGTGTTTGGTGGAACAACCCCACTCTTTAGCCAGATGTTGCTTAATGGAACAGGGAATGCATTTTCCCCGGCTCTCTACGTTATGTTCTTTTCAGCAATTGCACTGGTGGCCATTTGGAAGATGAAGGAATCTGCCCGACGTCCACTTCTTGGATCTGTGCCTGTCGTGGAATCTATGGCAGACGCCGAAGCGCTTGTCGCAGGACAATATTCGAATCCGCATATTAATACCAGCACTATGCCACTGATTGGTGTGGAAAAGGAGAAAGCCTTTCGATAAAAAGGAAGATCAAGAACCGACGTAGATGTGATTTTCTAGCCTCAGGAATCTATTTTCCTGAGGCTAGAACTTTCTAACTGGAACCCCAAACTCCTCAAATCCGCAGCCTCAAGCCCTAGGCCTCAAGCACAGTGTCAAGTAGCCGACCCGCAGCATCTTGTAGTTGGTTTACGTAGCCCGAAATCTCGAGTGCTTTCATGCGTTGATCTAATCCGGATACTGAAAGAATTCCGATGAGGTGGTTGGACCGATCTCGAACGGGTATCGCGAGTGCAAATAGTCCTTCTTCAAGTTCATTGTCTAGAACTGAATATCCTTGTTTCCGAACTTCCGCAATTTCTTTAAGCAGCTCATCGCGTTTGGTGATGGTGTGCGATGTAAAAGATTCGAGTGTTTCAGGCAGGAGCGAGGCGATTTGTTCGTCACTGAGTTCTGCCAGCAGTATTTTGCCCATGGCACTGGCGTGGAGTGGCATGTCTTTTCCGATGTAGCCCATGGCGGTGGACAGCATGTAGGACCCTGGCGCTTCAGCGATGAGGTGAATTTCTGAGGGGCCTTCGACTATTGAATATGCACTTGCTTCGCCGAGTTCTGCGGAGAGGCCGTCGACAAAAACTTGGACGCGTGGTTGAAGGGTGCGGTATGGGTCGGCGATTCGTCCGAGGCGGGCTACTTCGAGTCCGAGGGAGAAGCGTTTGTCATTTTTTAGAACCATGCCGGCATGTGCCAGGCTTTGGAGCAGGCGAAATACTGTGGGGCGGGCAAGCCCGGTGATGGATGCCATTTCTGCGGCGGTGGTGCCATTGGGATGGTTGCCCAGCTCTGAAAGTATTGTCATGGCTCGGAGGACGGAACGGTTCATCAACTCGGGGGCAGAGTCGTCGTTTTCTGTGCCCTCTCCTTGGTTTGTGGGCTCTTGCTGGCTAGTAATGCTCATCACCTCAGATTATTTGTTGACCGTCTCGTTAATCATAGGTTGTTTTTCATGGATTTAAACCTCAAGGACGAGCCAAAATTTGATTTTCCATAGTCTCGTATTTCTCTTGATAAGCTCAGGTGCGCATAAAAATCAGGCCTGGTGAGAAAGAAGGTGTGTGCGATGAAGGAATTGGAGTTGGGTGAGGCTCGTGACGTTGCTGCAACGTTGGAGGCCATGCCGATCCAGGAGGTCATTGATCAGGTAGAGCGAACTCCGATTACTAAAGGTGCGGTGTTGCTGCGTCTTTTGAGCAAGGATCGATCGTTGTTGGTTTTCGATGCCCTTAATCCGCGCCTCCAGGCTGATTTGATTGGTGCGTTCCAGGATGCGGAAGTGTTGGATTATTTCGCGGACTTGGACCCGGATGACCGCGTTTCGCTGTTGGATGAGCTGCCGGCGTCGATAGCCGATGAGCTGCTGCGCAGCCTTGACCCGAAGGCTAAGCAGGTCACGGAGCTGGTCTTGGGTTACGCAAAGCGGTCGGTTGGGCGCTGGATGTCGCCCCAGGTTTTATTGCTTTTCGACGACATGTCCGTCGCCGAAGTCTTAGATTTTGTGCGCAATCATGCTGCTGAGGCTGAAACGATTTATGCCTTACCTATTGTGAACCGTGCTCGGCAGGTTGTGGGCGTGGTGTCGTTGCGAAAGCTGTTTATCGCGGATCCCACATTGAAAGTTTCAGAGGTTATGGTCCGCCCAGTGTCCGTTTTAGCTTCGGCTGATGCGGAGGAAACAGCCCGTTGGTTCTTGCAGCTAGACCTCGTGGCGATGCCCGTGGTGGATGAATCGGACATGCTTGTTGGTGTTCTGACCTTCGATGATGCGCAAGATATTGTGGAGCAAGCAGACTCGGAAGACTCTGCGCGTAGTGGTGGTTCGGAACCTCTGCAGCAGCCGTATCTTTCCACGCCGATTCGTAAGCTGGTGAAATCGCGCATTGTGTGGTTGTTGGTTCTGGCGGTTTCTGCGATTTTGACTGTTCAGGTTTTGGATGTTTTTGAAGCAACATTGGCGGAGGCAGTGGTGTTGGCCCTGTTTATTCCGCTGCTTACCGGTACGGGTGGAAATACAGGAAATCAGGCCGCGACAACGGTAACTCGTGCGTTGGCATTGGGTGATATTCGAAAATCTGATGTTTTTAGAGTGCTTGGTAGAGAAATCCGGGTTGGTCTTATGCTCGGGGCTTTGTTGGGCGCCGTTGGTTTTGTGATCGCTTCTCTTGTGTATGGCATGCCGGTGGGGATTGTCATCGGGTTGACGTTGCTTGCGGTGTGCACCATGGCGGCATCGGTTGGTGGAGTCATGCCCATTATTGCCAAAGCGATTGGTGCGGATCCTGCCGTGTTCTCCAATCCTTTTATTTCCACTTTTTGTGATGCAACCGGACTTATCATTTATTTCGCAATTGCCAAGGCGGTACTTGGAATCTAAAAGCATTTTGCTTTTCGACGCCCAGTTTCAGTTCTTAACAGTTTAGGCAAGCCTGTTCGCTACTGTGTTTCTTCGATGGGATTCCAAAGGTTGTAGCTCCAGCTGGATCACCAAATTTGGAGCATTATTCAAAAAACTTTTTCTTGCCTAACCATTGCATAGTGGGGTAGTGCGGGTGTATTGCAAAACTTTGCAATATTTACCAAGCGTTTAAAAAGTAGTGGTCAGGCCACTTCTCTAAAAAGTATGATTATTAATGGGGGAGGGGATAGGTCTGATGTTTCTGCGAATTCGCACACCGAACGTTAATATTCCCCTCGAAAGCTTTCTTGAGCCTCGGGCTGTCCCAAGGGAGTCGGCAGAAGAAAAGGATTGTTCAGTTAATGAGCACATCTGAAATGAATGAAACAAAAGTAGTTGGAAACTCAAGGGAGTGGCGTCGACAAGCAACCGGCATTATCACCGGCCTCGTCCTAGCCACACTGGTCTACCTCCTCTTCCCTTCGAACTCCGTGGAAACCGTCATGCAATCCACTGGCGTCGACCCGGATGCTGAATACAGTCACAATGCAATGCGCCTTACCGCTGCGGTCACCGTTTTGATGGCAGCGTGGTGGATGACAGAAGCAATCCCACTAGCTGCAACCGCACTGATTCCATTGGTGGCATTCCCCGCTTTCCAGATTGTGGACTTCGGGGTTGCGGCAGCGCCTTACGCGAACCCCACTATCTTCCTCTTCTTGGGTGGCTTCCTTATGGCGCTTGGCCTGCAGAAATGGAATCTGCACCGCCGCATGGCGCTCGCTGTCGTGCTAGCTGTTGGTACCAAACCAAAGCAATTGGTCTTGGGCTTTATGGTGGCAACCGGCTTCCTTTCTATGTGGGTGTCTAACACCGCAACTGCCGTGGTTATGCTGCCGATCGGTATGTCCGTGCTGTCGCTGACCGCTGAGACAGTCGGGGGAATGAAGAACCAAAAGAAATTCGCCACCGGACTCATGCTGGCGATCGCCTATGCTGCTTCGATCGGTTCGCTGGGCACCCTGATTGGCACGCCACCAAATGCACTGCTGGCTGCATACATGTCAGAATCACACGATATCCACATTGGTTTCGGTCAATGGATGATCCTCGGTGTGCCGATTGCTGTTATCTTCACGATCCTCGCATGGCTTGTGTTGACCACCGTATTCAAGCCAGAAATGAAAGAAATTCCAGGTGGTCGTGAACTGATCAAACGCGAAATCGCTGAGATGGGTCCCTGGACTGCACCTCAGGTCACAGTGGGTGTTATTTTTGCGGCAGCTGCACTGGCTTGGGTCTTCATTCCATTAACTCTAGATTGGACCGGTTCCCAGCTCTCTATCAATGACTCCCTCATTGGCATCGCTGCCGGCCTGCTGATGTTTATCGTTCCCGCTAACTTTAAAACCGGCGAACGCATTCTTGATTGGCGTACTGCAGGCGAACTTCCATGGGATGTTCTCTTGCTTTTTGGTGGCGGACTTTCACTTTCTGCGATGTTTACCAGCACGGGACTTTCCCTATGGATCGGTGAACTAGCTAAGGGACTCGATGCCCTTCCAATCTTCATTCTCATCTTCGCTATTGCTGCCCTGGTGTTGTTCCTGACCGAGTTCACCTCCAACACCGCAACTGCCGCAACATTCCTCCCAATCATGGGTGGCGTTGCAGTAGGTATTGGACTAACCGCAGGTGGCGAACAAAACGTTCTTCTCCTGACAATCCCTGTTGCACTGTCTGCAACTTGTGCCTTCATGCTTCCAGTGGCAACCCCTCCAAACGCGATCGCATTCGGCTCCGGCTACATCAAAATCGGAGAAATGGTCAAGGGTGGTCTGTGGTTGAACATCATCGCAGTCATTCTCATTACGATCTTCACCTACTTCGTAGCGATCCCACTCTTCGGCATCATGCTTTAAGTGCTTTAAAAGTTAACGGGCCCGCAGTGAACGTAAACGGCGTTGAACTGCGGGTTTGTTGTTCTTTCTGAAGCTGTGTAAAGTAATCGTCGTTGCAGAGAACGCCACACGGTAAACAATCTGCACTGCGCCCGTAGCTCAACGGATAGAGCATCTGACTACGGATCAGAAGGTTGGGGGTTCGAATCCCTCCGGGCGCACAAGTAAAACCCCAGGCTGATTAAAAAATCAGCCTGGGGTTTTGGCGTGTGCCCAGAGAGCCATCCGGACGTGCATTAGGCAACAAGATTTCGGCAAAATAGTGGCTAAATTGAAGAAATCTTGTTGTCTAATGCACAGGATCCATGCGCACCCGGTGGCTTAGAACACTTCAATCCGTGCACCGAGGGTTTCAGCGTGGATAAGCTGCTTCTCCCAATTTGGTGTGCCCGGGTGGAGGCGGAGCACTGGCCTGGATGAGGTGATAGTGGGGCTGACTGATTCTTTGGCGCGTCGTTGACCGGAGCGGGCTTCGTAGCGGATGCGGGATCGGTAGCCGTTGTCTGCCAGCTG
Above is a genomic segment from Corynebacterium suranareeae containing:
- a CDS encoding flavin reductase family protein produces the protein MSVIQIAEDGSVDPLDYRKIFGLLPTGVTAITGTSTEGKPVGFVVGTFQSLSMDPPLVAFSVDKGSSTWPTIRTLETLTANILSTDQLPVCRALSRRGVDKFQDLEYEKGPNDNPRLPGSTAWLDCTVLYEVVAGDHYIIVATINGMEIGTGDALIFRGGKFGEVQIWEDPAPSPKPIAEETTV
- a CDS encoding ester cyclase, with product MSTMLEKVGQAWLRAWCAGETKAFEDIVGPNYVRHSKTADENLDDVIKQIEASHGAFTDFNVEILHSVEDDESIAIHWQAGGMHTGEFMGVPPTGRKVVVSGAAFIKHADGKILEETAVWDPRELLTSMKIVHLGTSSKKG
- a CDS encoding 2-keto-4-pentenoate hydratase, producing the protein MTININQIADRIEEAHRTRTPVDVLIGSGNPEDSKHDALRVAQEVVRRRVQAGDRQVGFKLGNIAKAMQDKFGVDEPDYGPLLASQFYSENLEISASEFIEPFVELEPAFVLKKDLSGPNVTPHEVISATDYVLPAIEIIDSRVTDWKIGLLDTIADGGSVGGVITSAQPRLLSELNLSNLRGEIRYDGKVVASGNTSAIYGNPVSAIAWLVRKISEYGLGLHAGDFVLPGSCLAAEKLVPGVQVSGVFEGWGEVNFDYSATN
- a CDS encoding aldehyde dehydrogenase (NADP(+)) encodes the protein MIKLETTEDTALEGILTAATTAADVLRRTDRSTRASYLNAVADGLDAAGDVLVPIAQRETNLPEGRLRGELKRTTFQLRLFAETIVDGGYLDVRIDHADADWPMGAPRPDLRRTHIPLGPVAVFAASNFPFAFSVAGGDTASALAGGNPVVVKAHSGHLELSKETARVVNQSLGAAGAPEGTFGIVYDIDAGRSIVSDPRIKAVGFTGSIPGGRALFDIAQQRPDPIPFYGELGSNNPVFVTEAADKARGAAIAEEFVGSFTMGAGQFCTKPGTIFVPAGSAFLAALREIDLPSGAALLNERIREGYVGAIQDLKSAEGVETLLSGSDPFGENPSPILHLTTAKQVLENAHVLLEECFGPAALVVEYEGEESLVDLANVFEGQLTASLQAEDSDHLAELIDVLATKAGRVLWNQWPTGVSVTYAQQHGGPYPASTHSGSTSVGTAAIARFIRPVAFQGFPQQFLPDELRDELRDEPDARVSQRLVDGRA
- a CDS encoding MFS transporter; its protein translation is MSGNRINTAPKRDLKIDDVIVADKKALRQAQVGAGVGNFIEWYDIGVYGYLAVTMTAVFTAGMDQSMGLVVTLLGFAVSFVVRPLGGMVLGPLGDRIGRRKVLFFTIALMAAATTAIGCLPTAEQVGLWVIVPLYLLKMAQGFSTGGEYSGASTYISEFSPDNRRGFMTALLNAGSMLGFAAGAGVVALTSAIATSNWGETAMVDGAWRIPFLIALPLGIVAIALRSKTPESPAFELSEQVGGKAKREELHPMFERHGLKEILRRYWPMILIGIALIAADGSASYMLTSYLPTYIEVETGVHATQTALAAVIILIIQAILIPFFGLLSDKIGRRPVYFLGAIGNLILLIPAFAIAQLGTAWSAYVALLMLAVPSALFLANTGAVMAELFPTASRYGSVGFTHNIAISVFGGTTPLFSQMLLNGTGNAFSPALYVMFFSAIALVAIWKMKESARRPLLGSVPVVESMADAEALVAGQYSNPHINTSTMPLIGVEKEKAFR
- a CDS encoding IclR family transcriptional regulator, with the protein product MSITSQQEPTNQGEGTENDDSAPELMNRSVLRAMTILSELGNHPNGTTAAEMASITGLARPTVFRLLQSLAHAGMVLKNDKRFSLGLEVARLGRIADPYRTLQPRVQVFVDGLSAELGEASAYSIVEGPSEIHLIAEAPGSYMLSTAMGYIGKDMPLHASAMGKILLAELSDEQIASLLPETLESFTSHTITKRDELLKEIAEVRKQGYSVLDNELEEGLFALAIPVRDRSNHLIGILSVSGLDQRMKALEISGYVNQLQDAAGRLLDTVLEA
- the mgtE gene encoding magnesium transporter, encoding MKELELGEARDVAATLEAMPIQEVIDQVERTPITKGAVLLRLLSKDRSLLVFDALNPRLQADLIGAFQDAEVLDYFADLDPDDRVSLLDELPASIADELLRSLDPKAKQVTELVLGYAKRSVGRWMSPQVLLLFDDMSVAEVLDFVRNHAAEAETIYALPIVNRARQVVGVVSLRKLFIADPTLKVSEVMVRPVSVLASADAEETARWFLQLDLVAMPVVDESDMLVGVLTFDDAQDIVEQADSEDSARSGGSEPLQQPYLSTPIRKLVKSRIVWLLVLAVSAILTVQVLDVFEATLAEAVVLALFIPLLTGTGGNTGNQAATTVTRALALGDIRKSDVFRVLGREIRVGLMLGALLGAVGFVIASLVYGMPVGIVIGLTLLAVCTMAASVGGVMPIIAKAIGADPAVFSNPFISTFCDATGLIIYFAIAKAVLGI
- a CDS encoding SLC13 family permease codes for the protein MSTSEMNETKVVGNSREWRRQATGIITGLVLATLVYLLFPSNSVETVMQSTGVDPDAEYSHNAMRLTAAVTVLMAAWWMTEAIPLAATALIPLVAFPAFQIVDFGVAAAPYANPTIFLFLGGFLMALGLQKWNLHRRMALAVVLAVGTKPKQLVLGFMVATGFLSMWVSNTATAVVMLPIGMSVLSLTAETVGGMKNQKKFATGLMLAIAYAASIGSLGTLIGTPPNALLAAYMSESHDIHIGFGQWMILGVPIAVIFTILAWLVLTTVFKPEMKEIPGGRELIKREIAEMGPWTAPQVTVGVIFAAAALAWVFIPLTLDWTGSQLSINDSLIGIAAGLLMFIVPANFKTGERILDWRTAGELPWDVLLLFGGGLSLSAMFTSTGLSLWIGELAKGLDALPIFILIFAIAALVLFLTEFTSNTATAATFLPIMGGVAVGIGLTAGGEQNVLLLTIPVALSATCAFMLPVATPPNAIAFGSGYIKIGEMVKGGLWLNIIAVILITIFTYFVAIPLFGIML